CAAAACAGAACTTTTTACATTCGCAAATCTGTCATCAAGACCTTGCAAAAATTCCATCACCTTATCTCTGTTGCGGTGTTCGGCAATTTCTTTTCCTGCAGCACAAATACATGGGGTAGTGCCCATGGAAGTTGCGTCCAGCTCCTCCCATAATGCTTTCATCTTTGTGAAAAACATTGATACAGACATCCCTTCAATTTTTAGAgtggaaattgcatgtttcaaCTCAAAATTTTTGGGAGCATTGGATTGGTAAAAATGAtcatggagttcattccagagtTGATATGCTGAATCGACATACATAAAACTAGATTTTATATCTGGTTCTATTGAGTTGGTGATCCACATCTTAACAAGATTAGTAGATCTTTTCCATCTAGCATACAAGTTTGAATCCTCGGGTTCCAAAATTGACCCATTAATAAAATTCATCTTGTCTTTGGCGGAAAGAGCCATGGTGATTCCACGTGCCCAAATTCCATAATTGTCGCCATTCAAGAGAGGAGTGAACAAAACAAGACTAGTATTATCCGAATGGTGAATCGCATACGGATCATTAATCGCCACTTTTGGTGTGGGTTCAATTGGAGTTTCCGAAAAAGAATCATACGGTTTTTTGGTTGGAGAAGAAGGAGGATTTACCatttcaattgactaaacaaaaaaGTGGAGAAACTTACTTGGATTATGGATCTTTTAAACACTAGCTCTTGTATACCATCATAGAAATGGACACACCTCTTGTTTACTTGTCTTTCCAACTTGGTTAGACTTAGAATTAtattcacatatatatatatatatatatatatatatatatatatatatatatatatatatatatatatatatatatatatatatatatatatatatatatgtaattatATTACTTGATttacaaagatataaaatataaaggaataaaagaaaaattaagagaaaataaaatattataaattctACTCCTAATTTATATGAGACTTGCTATGTACAAAATATATTGcataatcttcaatatcttccggTCTTCAATttaatatcttcaatatcttcaataTAATATGATCTTTATTTATGCAAATCTTCTTAATATATGTGGgcccatatatatatatctaataaCATTTAATAGTACGTAAAAACACAAGTTAGCATGAGCTCAACTTGTTCATTGGCATTTCCAACTTCCAAGTTTGTGGAAACGGGAATCTAAAAAAGAAAATACTATGTTTCTAGATGCTGATTGATTCAGGATACATCAATATACAAATAGGAGGATTTAACCTCCACCATAAAATTACAAAATTACGTCCTCGTAAACATCACGCATGTCTAGTCTACCTATATAAACCTCGAGGATTTAACCAAACTATGTGATGATGCATGCGAAGTCGTTAAAAACGAGCCTCAAAAGTTAGTAAAATGCAAGACACTCGGTATGCATACGTCGAATTTGTTGATCTCTTTTAAGCAGAAATATTCGAATATACTCCCAATTTCTTTAACAAATTAGTTAAATATTCGATAATAACAAGCATGTTACAAATAAGAACATATTTGGTAAATTGAAGTGATTAAGTCAGCGGTCTCGTCATGGGGTCGAATTGGGGTTAGGACACCCTAAAAAAATAATATCCATTAATTTCTCTCCCATTTGCTTCTTCATCTTCTGTATTTCAAAAAAGCAGATaccaacatcttcttcttcttctttttgctttCTGTGGGGATCTCATCCTTTTTGATTCTTGTGGGGAACTCATCTTTTCTGATTGTTGAAGTTCATTCCCCCACCAGCTTTTTCTACAACTTAACTTGTAGCTATGAAAAAACGCAAGCTGTTATTTTCTTTCTTGTGATGTTAACCGAGAGACAGACAATGGTTCTTTATAAGAGAATTCATGAAAAAGTTCAATAACTTGTTCGTTGTTTGAGTGAGAGGAATGAAAACCAGCCCAATTTAATGTCTTTCTTACCTGCCATCGTTAATGCGGTCGGGCCATATACGTTTTGcttaaaagaacaaaaacaagcaGTGTTAGTTGACAAAAACATAAGGGGCACTAGATTTGTAAAGCTTAAAGAGCAAACACTATGGTAGAAAAGAAACCTCTTTTAAACGCCAGACAAAGAATAGTTCTATACTGACAAACGATCCCGAAAGAGAATGTGTGAGTGTGAAATGTCAAATACTAGCAAATACATTTCCGGATGAACTTCTCTACTTGGTTTCCTAGTATAGATCCAAGAAATGTAAGTAGGAAAACTGGATTTTTCACTTGTATTTTTGTGTCGTAATTGAATGGTTAGGGAGTTTTTCTCAGCCAGGTCTAACTAATAACAACTACCTAGTTTAAAGCTTCAAATCTTACAACTTTATTTGGCCACACCCACATTCAAGGACTCGGGCTCAATCATGTGATTCGGTGAGGTTGACTAATTTATGAGAATAGTTCTCTCTGTCCTGCCACTAACTTGTAAAGTTGTGGTACCAAATTGAGTGCCCGAGTTCTAATAAAAAGGTGTCCCTTAGTTGGAACAACGGAATTGAAAATCAATCAGTTATCTACTTTCCCATGTGACACAAAATACATACATAGAGGTTAAGTTGGGAGTATGGACCATTTATTCATCATGGATTCCTAAGAGGATTTCCAGTGGAGACACATGAAAATAGCTATTTGATGATCTATGCGGATGGGCAAAGTCATTTTCTCACAATGGAGAAAAGTTTTTTCGAGGATGATTGAATCGAGTGGTCGTGGTTTGGCCCGTTGTCCCAAGTTGAGCCGAGTCGTTTATCGTTTAAAGTAGAGCCTGCCATCCATGAGTTGGTAGACAACGACTATATCTTAACCGTTATTCAACGTCTATATCACCTttctagattattttttttttggtgaataaATATTGCATCGGAAAAGACTCTTGAATCGTCTG
Above is a genomic segment from Papaver somniferum cultivar HN1 chromosome 10, ASM357369v1, whole genome shotgun sequence containing:
- the LOC113315694 gene encoding uncharacterized protein LOC113315694, producing the protein MVNPPSSPTKKPYDSFSETPIEPTPKVAINDPYAIHHSDNTSLVLFTPLLNGDNYGIWARGITMALSAKDKMNFINGSILEPEDSNLYARWKRSTNLVKMWITNSIEPDIKSSFMYVDSAYQLWNELHDHFYQSNAPKNFELKHAISTLKIEGMSVSMFFTKMKALWEELDATSMGTTPCICAAGKEIAEHRNRDKVMEFLQGLDDRFANVKSSVLLMDPIPSINKVYNLVRQEEKQLHISTSSNVQVESAALFNQRSESN